Proteins encoded in a region of the Malaciobacter mytili LMG 24559 genome:
- a CDS encoding amino acid ABC transporter permease: MSKRQSLAQNKTLGHLIALAFYLAVGYFLYVAASSMNYEWKWNSIPKYFIYEQAVNVSAPVGGTLMEKEGKYFLKNDDGETPLNIDSSYALEYQIGDDIYEFDIIASKTITKTGPVLEGLWVTLKISFFAAILTFIIGIITALMKLSSYVFLRDIATVYITLVRGTPLLVQIFLFYFIVANIFELDRFVAGVLSLGIFFGAYMAEVLRGAIQSIDKGQLEAASSLGISHFQAMRYIIFPQALKRALPTLVGEMIALVKDSSLVSVIAITDLTKVGREIVANTFSPFETWIVIAVVYLCITFSLSYLGHILEKKFSKKGGVA; the protein is encoded by the coding sequence ATGAGTAAGAGACAATCACTAGCACAAAATAAAACACTAGGGCATTTAATTGCCCTAGCATTTTATCTAGCAGTTGGATATTTTTTATATGTTGCTGCTTCAAGTATGAATTATGAGTGGAAATGGAACTCAATTCCTAAATATTTTATTTATGAACAAGCTGTAAATGTTTCTGCACCTGTTGGTGGAACATTAATGGAAAAAGAGGGAAAATATTTCTTAAAAAATGATGATGGTGAAACACCTTTAAATATTGATAGTTCATATGCTTTAGAGTATCAAATTGGTGATGATATTTATGAATTTGATATTATTGCTTCAAAAACTATAACAAAAACAGGTCCTGTTTTAGAAGGACTTTGGGTAACATTAAAAATCTCATTTTTTGCTGCAATTTTAACATTTATAATAGGTATTATTACAGCACTTATGAAACTTTCATCATATGTTTTTTTAAGGGATATTGCTACTGTTTATATTACTCTTGTTAGGGGAACACCTTTACTTGTTCAAATTTTCTTATTTTATTTTATTGTTGCAAATATATTTGAATTAGATAGATTTGTTGCTGGGGTTTTATCTTTAGGAATTTTCTTTGGTGCTTATATGGCTGAAGTTTTAAGAGGGGCTATTCAATCAATTGATAAAGGTCAGCTTGAAGCTGCAAGTTCTCTTGGTATTTCTCATTTTCAAGCTATGAGATATATTATTTTTCCACAAGCTTTAAAAAGAGCTTTACCAACTTTAGTAGGAGAGATGATAGCACTTGTTAAAGATTCTTCACTTGTATCTGTAATTGCTATTACTGATTTAACAAAAGTTGGAAGAGAAATTGTTGCAAATACTTTTTCTCCTTTTGAAACTTGGATTGTAATTGCAGTTGTATATTTATGTATTACATTCTCTTTAAGTTATTTAGGACATATACTAGAAAAAAAATTTAGTAAAAAGGGTGGAGTAGCGTAA
- a CDS encoding transporter substrate-binding domain-containing protein, whose product MKKLFLALMVLLNTFVFASDINIWKNSTLNKILERGELRVGLDPGYMPFEMKDKKGRIIGYDVDMASKMAKEMGVKLTIIPTSFDGIIGGLLSEKFDIIISGMTITQQRNLKVNFADPYVVIGQTILVDKDVAKNIKSYKDLDNEKYIISTRTGVTGEIVARKFFKKAKIITFETEADCVSEVLNGKAHAFIYDQPYNVLFMSDKGKDRLVHLDTPLTYEPLGFAIRKGDPDFLNWLNNFMRQIKEDKLLDFHQKLYEKWLVDTEWLKRVQ is encoded by the coding sequence ATGAAAAAACTGTTTTTAGCATTAATGGTTCTTTTAAATACTTTTGTATTTGCAAGTGACATTAATATATGGAAAAACTCAACTCTAAATAAAATTTTAGAAAGAGGTGAATTAAGAGTAGGACTAGACCCTGGATATATGCCTTTTGAAATGAAAGATAAAAAGGGAAGAATTATTGGTTATGATGTGGATATGGCTAGCAAAATGGCTAAAGAAATGGGTGTTAAATTAACAATTATCCCAACATCATTTGATGGAATTATTGGTGGATTATTATCTGAAAAATTTGATATTATTATCTCTGGTATGACTATTACTCAACAAAGAAACTTAAAAGTTAATTTTGCTGATCCATATGTTGTAATTGGACAAACTATCTTAGTTGATAAAGATGTTGCTAAAAATATTAAATCTTATAAAGATTTAGATAATGAAAAATATATTATTTCTACTAGAACTGGTGTAACAGGTGAAATTGTTGCAAGAAAATTCTTTAAAAAAGCAAAAATTATTACATTTGAAACAGAAGCTGATTGTGTGTCTGAAGTTTTAAATGGAAAAGCTCATGCTTTTATTTATGACCAACCATACAATGTATTATTTATGTCTGATAAAGGTAAAGATAGATTAGTACACTTAGATACTCCTTTAACTTATGAGCCTTTAGGATTTGCAATTAGAAAAGGTGATCCAGATTTTCTTAATTGGTTAAATAATTTTATGAGACAAATCAAAGAAGATAAACTATTAGATTTTCATCAAAAATTATATGAAAAATGGCTAGTTGATACTGAATGGTTAAAAAGAGTTCAATAA
- a CDS encoding amino acid ABC transporter ATP-binding protein, with amino-acid sequence MIRMNKINKYYDDFHVLKNIDFSVKQGEIVVICGPSGSGKSTLIRCINGLEEIDEGEIIVDDLHIHNNKKNLKEIRSEVGMVFQHFNLFPHLTILENITIAPTLVKNISKKDANDIAMELLRKVKLENKASAYPADLSGGQKQRVAIARSLAMKPKVILFDEPTSALDPETIGDVLSVMKDLAKENFTLVCVTHEMGFAKEVGDRIVFMDHGVIVEENTPEEFFKNPKSDRAKKFLNEILVH; translated from the coding sequence ATAATAAGAATGAATAAAATCAATAAATATTATGATGATTTTCATGTTTTAAAAAATATAGATTTTAGTGTAAAACAAGGTGAGATTGTGGTAATATGTGGGCCTAGTGGGTCTGGTAAATCAACTTTAATTAGATGTATAAATGGTTTAGAAGAAATAGATGAGGGAGAGATTATAGTTGATGATTTACACATTCATAATAATAAAAAAAATCTAAAAGAAATTAGAAGTGAAGTGGGTATGGTTTTTCAACATTTTAATCTTTTCCCACATTTAACAATTTTAGAAAATATAACAATTGCTCCAACATTAGTAAAAAATATTTCAAAAAAAGATGCTAATGATATTGCAATGGAATTATTAAGAAAAGTAAAATTAGAAAATAAAGCTTCTGCTTATCCTGCTGATTTAAGTGGTGGGCAAAAACAAAGGGTTGCTATTGCTAGAAGTTTGGCTATGAAACCTAAAGTTATACTATTTGATGAACCAACTTCAGCATTAGACCCTGAAACTATTGGTGATGTACTTTCAGTTATGAAAGATTTGGCAAAAGAAAACTTTACTTTAGTTTGTGTAACTCATGAAATGGGATTTGCAAAAGAAGTAGGAGATAGAATAGTATTTATGGACCATGGAGTAATAGTAGAAGAAAATACTCCAGAAGAATTTTTTAAAAACCCAAAAAGTGATAGAGCAAAAAAATTTTTAAATGAAATTTTAGTACATTAA
- a CDS encoding glycosyltransferase translates to MKKFLYITDQDEYTDLSFIGALFEKYLSKYFDMNILYFSEFKSDFEKKDDKRFILPKKLKKNLLDELSNNGIDINSYSFIVVRNDIELLKHILKRKIRHKYKVGFRSVFPRRIIKLQEDEASNQKSFFDIIDDKIKTFSETALINECDIFIPSSSYMSEIYFQGVKTKTFVIPPAIDPEVLHDNIQHVEDYKRFFYAGTLDKFRSFETILEAFSQINNNQFRLMISTKDPQYAKEMLSNFENLKNCVEIYNAQNKEELLDLISKADIGLSILPDVALFNCATPVKILDYYSSAVPCIMTNNSNNKELFTDNKEAWFCNFDKDSIKNKLEEIINLSKEEVAQVGINGQNRLLEVRNYEKLAKNFALELNLL, encoded by the coding sequence ATGAAAAAGTTTTTATATATAACTGACCAAGATGAATATACAGATCTTAGTTTCATAGGTGCTTTATTTGAAAAATATTTAAGTAAATATTTTGATATGAATATTCTTTATTTTTCAGAATTTAAATCTGATTTTGAAAAAAAAGATGATAAAAGATTCATTTTACCAAAAAAGCTAAAAAAAAATCTACTAGATGAATTGTCAAATAATGGTATAGATATAAATTCCTATTCTTTTATTGTTGTTAGAAATGATATTGAACTTTTAAAACATATACTTAAAAGAAAAATTAGGCATAAATATAAAGTAGGCTTTAGATCGGTATTTCCTAGAAGAATTATAAAACTTCAAGAAGATGAAGCTTCAAATCAAAAAAGTTTTTTTGACATCATAGATGATAAAATCAAAACTTTTTCTGAAACTGCTTTAATAAATGAGTGTGATATTTTTATTCCTAGTTCTTCATATATGAGTGAAATATATTTTCAAGGAGTAAAAACTAAAACTTTTGTAATACCTCCTGCAATTGACCCAGAAGTTTTACATGATAATATACAACATGTGGAAGATTATAAAAGATTTTTTTATGCAGGTACTTTAGATAAATTTAGAAGCTTTGAGACAATTTTAGAAGCCTTTAGCCAAATTAATAATAATCAATTTAGACTAATGATTTCTACAAAAGACCCTCAATATGCAAAAGAGATGTTAAGTAATTTTGAAAATCTTAAAAATTGTGTAGAGATTTATAATGCACAAAATAAAGAAGAATTACTTGATTTAATTTCAAAAGCAGATATTGGACTATCTATTTTACCTGATGTTGCTTTATTTAATTGTGCCACACCTGTTAAAATACTAGATTATTACTCAAGTGCCGTTCCTTGTATTATGACTAATAATTCTAATAATAAAGAGCTATTTACTGATAATAAAGAGGCTTGGTTTTGTAATTTTGATAAAGACTCAATTAAAAATAAACTAGAAGAGATTATTAACCTTTCTAAAGAAGAAGTAGCACAAGTGGGAATAAATGGCCAAAATAGATTACTTGAAGTTAGAAACTATGAAAAACTAGCAAAAAACTTCGCTTTAGAGTTAAATTTATTATAA
- a CDS encoding class I SAM-dependent methyltransferase — MNFNEIDFNELYKIQKEKSTFKAKSSEDWNNKAPSMNERVHNSIYNEEFLKLINLEGIDTLLDVGCGVGNLSLKLAPKLKEVYALDYSSKMLEFLNENAKKQKLLNIHTINTSWYDSWHSVPKADLVIASRSMEVKDMKEALLKLNDKANKKVMISYKKGGSFVDEEILKALKKEIIKKPDYIYVINILYSLGINASVNFIKSEGRNSIYTSKQKFIQSVSWSIDGLTNDEVKRLEEYYDSLDISKKNKDYVQWAVISWDKKE, encoded by the coding sequence ATGAATTTTAATGAAATAGATTTTAATGAGTTATATAAAATACAAAAAGAAAAAAGCACTTTTAAAGCTAAAAGCAGTGAAGACTGGAATAATAAAGCACCTTCAATGAATGAAAGAGTACATAACTCTATTTATAATGAAGAGTTTTTAAAACTTATAAATTTAGAAGGAATAGATACTTTATTAGATGTGGGGTGTGGTGTTGGAAACTTAAGTTTAAAATTAGCACCAAAATTAAAAGAGGTATATGCTTTAGATTATTCTTCTAAAATGTTAGAGTTTTTAAATGAAAATGCAAAAAAACAAAAACTTTTAAATATTCATACAATTAATACTTCTTGGTATGATTCTTGGCATAGTGTTCCTAAAGCTGACTTAGTTATTGCTTCAAGGTCAATGGAAGTAAAAGATATGAAAGAGGCTTTACTTAAATTAAATGATAAAGCAAATAAAAAAGTTATGATTTCATATAAAAAAGGTGGCTCTTTTGTAGATGAAGAGATTTTAAAAGCCTTGAAAAAAGAGATTATAAAAAAACCTGATTATATTTATGTGATAAATATTTTATATTCACTTGGAATAAATGCAAGTGTAAACTTTATAAAAAGTGAAGGTAGAAATAGTATTTATACTTCAAAACAGAAGTTTATTCAATCTGTTTCTTGGAGTATAGATGGTCTAACAAATGATGAGGTAAAAAGACTTGAAGAGTATTATGACTCTTTGGATATTAGTAAAAAAAATAAAGATTATGTTCAATGGGCAGTTATTTCTTGGGATAAGAAGGAGTAA
- a CDS encoding bile acid:sodium symporter family protein, with translation MLKKISALFPLWAIIFSIICYLQPSLVVDLKGWIIPLLILIMFCMGITLKVEDFKRVLKKPKIIALAVSLQFLIMPLAAFIVSKSFNLSTELLVGMVLVGAVSGGTASNVIAYLAKADVALSITMTIVSTLLSILITPYLTLIFVGQTVPVPAFNMLLSILKIVFVPVVIGIVLNHFFHKFIEKRHDFFAFLSIIAIVFIIGIIIGINQSKISSLALSLMLAIMFHNIIGLTLGYYITKFMGYDKKSCKTVAIEVGMQNSGLAVVLAMKYFTPLSALPGAIFSIWHNISGSIIAGYWAKKE, from the coding sequence ATGTTAAAAAAAATCTCAGCTTTATTCCCCCTTTGGGCAATTATTTTTTCAATTATCTGTTATTTGCAACCAAGCTTAGTAGTTGATTTAAAAGGTTGGATTATCCCTTTATTAATATTAATTATGTTTTGTATGGGAATTACTTTAAAAGTTGAAGATTTTAAAAGAGTACTAAAAAAGCCAAAAATTATAGCTTTAGCAGTATCTTTACAATTTTTAATAATGCCTTTAGCTGCATTTATTGTTTCAAAGTCTTTTAACTTATCAACGGAGCTATTAGTAGGAATGGTATTAGTAGGTGCTGTATCAGGTGGTACTGCTTCAAATGTAATTGCTTATTTAGCAAAAGCTGATGTGGCTTTATCTATTACAATGACAATAGTTTCAACTTTATTATCTATTTTAATAACTCCTTATTTAACTCTTATTTTTGTGGGGCAAACAGTTCCTGTTCCTGCATTTAATATGTTACTTAGTATTTTAAAAATTGTTTTTGTTCCTGTGGTTATAGGTATTGTTTTAAATCATTTTTTCCATAAGTTTATTGAAAAAAGACACGATTTTTTTGCTTTTTTATCAATAATAGCAATTGTATTTATTATAGGTATAATTATAGGAATTAATCAAAGTAAAATTTCATCACTTGCTTTATCTTTAATGTTAGCAATTATGTTTCATAATATAATAGGTTTAACTTTAGGGTATTATATAACTAAATTTATGGGATATGATAAAAAAAGTTGTAAAACAGTAGCTATTGAAGTTGGGATGCAAAATTCAGGTTTAGCAGTAGTATTAGCAATGAAATATTTTACACCATTAAGTGCCTTACCTGGGGCTATTTTTAGTATTTGGCATAATATTTCAGGTTCTATTATTGCTGGATATTGGGCAAAAAAGGAATAA
- a CDS encoding cysteine hydrolase family protein, with product MKALLLIDIQNDYFKKGKCELVDSLQAALNSKILLDKFRQKSLPIIYIQHISTKKDATFFLPNSFGVQIYESLKPLDNELVITKNFPNSFRNTTLKENLEKLNVQELVICGMMTHMCVDSTIRAAFDMGYKCSVAYDGCATKDLKINNKIIKAKEVHNSFMASFEYIFAKVLKVEEIICSI from the coding sequence ATGAAAGCTTTATTGCTAATAGATATTCAAAATGATTATTTTAAAAAGGGTAAATGTGAATTAGTGGATAGTTTACAAGCTGCTTTAAACTCTAAAATATTATTAGATAAGTTTAGACAGAAGAGTTTACCTATTATTTATATACAACATATAAGTACAAAAAAAGATGCAACTTTTTTTCTTCCAAATAGTTTTGGTGTACAAATATATGAAAGTTTAAAGCCTTTAGATAATGAGTTAGTTATAACTAAAAATTTTCCAAATAGTTTTAGAAATACTACTTTAAAAGAAAATTTAGAAAAATTAAATGTACAAGAGCTGGTTATTTGTGGAATGATGACTCATATGTGTGTGGATTCAACTATTAGAGCAGCTTTTGATATGGGATATAAATGTAGTGTGGCTTATGATGGGTGTGCTACAAAAGATTTAAAAATTAATAATAAAATAATAAAAGCAAAAGAGGTGCATAATAGTTTTATGGCTAGTTTTGAATATATTTTTGCAAAAGTTTTAAAAGTTGAAGAGATTATTTGTAGTATATAA
- a CDS encoding DMT family transporter, translating to MKEYFFPITFVLLYGSGFVFTQYGLENVSPMLFLLIRFFIAFLILFAISYIFKLFKNIKLIQIFHISIAGMLTVGVFSIGVYLSLSLGTSASLSSLIITLQPLLVTILATIFLKEKITFNMYLGLCLGLVGVFFIVGINLENSTFLGVLFSIFALLGLSFGSLYQKKYCSSMNLFAGGAIQTFASALLVLPFLYFENRYLNFNLDFIIALSYMSIAVSIGALSILYIMIKNSEISKVSSVFYLIPISALTLSFILFDKQIDITIIIGVITIIIAMILINKKEKNESFIANRYSK from the coding sequence ATGAAAGAGTATTTTTTCCCAATTACTTTTGTACTACTTTATGGAAGTGGTTTTGTTTTTACTCAATATGGCTTAGAAAATGTAAGTCCTATGCTTTTTTTGCTAATAAGATTTTTTATAGCTTTTTTAATACTTTTTGCAATTAGCTATATATTTAAACTTTTTAAAAATATTAAATTAATACAAATTTTTCATATTAGTATTGCAGGAATGCTAACAGTTGGAGTATTTTCAATAGGAGTGTATTTATCTCTTAGTTTAGGCACTTCTGCTAGTTTAAGCTCACTAATTATAACTTTACAACCATTATTAGTTACCATTTTAGCTACTATATTTTTAAAAGAAAAAATTACTTTTAATATGTATTTAGGTCTTTGTTTAGGTTTAGTGGGAGTTTTTTTTATAGTAGGAATAAACTTAGAAAATAGCACATTTTTAGGTGTATTATTTTCAATTTTTGCACTACTTGGTTTAAGTTTTGGAAGTCTTTATCAAAAAAAATATTGTAGTTCTATGAATCTTTTTGCAGGTGGGGCAATTCAAACTTTTGCGTCAGCACTTTTAGTTTTGCCTTTTTTGTATTTTGAAAATAGATATTTAAATTTTAATTTAGATTTTATAATTGCTTTGTCTTATATGTCAATAGCTGTAAGTATAGGTGCTTTATCTATTTTATACATTATGATTAAAAATAGTGAAATTTCAAAGGTCTCTTCAGTTTTTTATTTAATCCCCATTAGTGCTCTTACTTTATCTTTTATTTTATTTGATAAACAAATAGATATAACTATTATAATAGGTGTAATAACAATTATAATAGCAATGATTTTAATTAATAAAAAGGAAAAAAATGAAAGCTTTATTGCTAATAGATATTCAAAATGA
- a CDS encoding tautomerase family protein, with amino-acid sequence MPYINLKTNLQDFEDKEASILELIVSKTKQILKKDEKVTSVLLEKVPFNNWYINKKNEFTFFLEIKITKDSNTKEEKALYIKEIFEGFKALNIKINKASYVLIDEIAGNSWGYGGITQEYRYSKS; translated from the coding sequence ATGCCATATATAAATTTAAAAACAAACCTTCAAGATTTTGAAGATAAAGAAGCTAGTATATTAGAACTTATAGTATCAAAAACAAAACAGATACTAAAAAAAGATGAAAAAGTTACTTCAGTTTTACTTGAAAAAGTTCCTTTTAATAATTGGTATATAAATAAAAAAAATGAATTTACATTTTTTTTAGAAATTAAAATTACAAAGGATTCAAATACAAAAGAAGAAAAGGCTTTATATATAAAAGAGATATTTGAAGGCTTTAAAGCTTTAAATATAAAAATAAATAAAGCTAGTTATGTTTTAATAGATGAAATAGCTGGAAATTCTTGGGGATATGGTGGTATTACTCAAGAGTATAGATACTCTAAAAGTTAA
- a CDS encoding TetR/AcrR family transcriptional regulator, which translates to MNDTREKLLEVAFNEIYHNGYYATSVDKILKVANMNKGSMYHFFKSKKELTLAVINEKISAYIEDKYSVLLNKKDNYIDEMIILFKDRKNFDFVSGCKLNNLVQELSSKDIEFKNSLEKVYFRFEEIIKLVLDKAVLNNEIEYKDTKNLAVFIVASLEGCIGTAKKSHNAEFFNNCICQLEFFLKQLKK; encoded by the coding sequence ATGAATGATACAAGAGAAAAGTTACTAGAAGTTGCCTTTAATGAAATCTATCACAATGGATATTATGCAACTTCAGTAGATAAAATCTTAAAAGTTGCAAATATGAATAAAGGCTCTATGTATCACTTTTTTAAATCAAAAAAAGAGCTAACATTAGCAGTTATCAATGAAAAAATAAGTGCTTATATTGAAGATAAATATTCAGTTTTATTAAATAAAAAAGATAATTATATTGATGAAATGATTATTTTATTTAAAGATAGAAAAAATTTTGATTTTGTATCTGGATGTAAATTAAATAATTTAGTTCAAGAATTATCTTCTAAAGATATTGAGTTTAAAAACTCTTTGGAAAAAGTATATTTTAGATTTGAAGAGATAATTAAACTTGTATTAGATAAGGCTGTTTTAAATAATGAAATAGAGTATAAAGATACAAAAAATCTTGCAGTTTTTATAGTGGCTTCACTTGAAGGCTGTATAGGTACTGCAAAAAAATCCCATAATGCAGAGTTTTTTAATAACTGCATCTGTCAATTAGAATTTTTCCTAAAACAACTTAAAAAGTAA
- a CDS encoding dihydrofolate reductase, translating into MKISMIVAYGKNWEIGLNNQMLWHISEDFKNFKQITSGHHILMGRKTFESIGKPLPNRTSLVLSTKGFSSEGVHTFDSIEKALDFARQNGEEELFVIGGANIYETMFKYVDKMYLSEVDFQGEADAYLKQIDFSTWDLIEQKEYEEIRQEQKLISPSWKFKVYVKKD; encoded by the coding sequence ATGAAAATATCAATGATTGTTGCTTATGGTAAAAACTGGGAAATAGGATTAAATAATCAAATGCTTTGGCATATTTCTGAAGATTTTAAAAACTTTAAACAAATTACAAGTGGTCATCATATTTTAATGGGAAGAAAAACTTTTGAATCTATTGGTAAACCGCTTCCAAATAGAACTTCTTTAGTTTTATCTACTAAAGGATTTTCTTCAGAAGGTGTTCATACTTTTGATAGTATTGAAAAAGCTTTAGATTTTGCAAGGCAAAATGGTGAAGAAGAGTTATTTGTAATTGGTGGGGCAAACATCTATGAAACTATGTTTAAATATGTTGATAAGATGTATTTAAGTGAGGTTGATTTTCAAGGGGAAGCAGATGCTTATTTAAAGCAAATTGATTTTTCCACTTGGGATTTAATAGAACAAAAAGAGTATGAAGAAATTAGACAAGAGCAAAAGCTTATCTCTCCTTCTTGGAAATTTAAAGTTTATGTAAAAAAAGATTAA
- the thyA gene encoding thymidylate synthase: MKQYLDLLQHILDKGVKKEDRTGTGTTSVFGYQMRFDLSEGFPLVTTKKTHLKAIISELLWFIEGSTNERRLAEIHYGNKAENLIGKKTVWTANADFQGKNLGYTNTDTIKELGPVYGAQWRSWKGANGESIDQLALLIEQIKTNPDSRRLILNAWNVAEIDNMALPPCHTFFQFYVANKKLSCQLYQRSADVFLGVPFNIASYALLTMMIAQVCDLELGDFVHTFGDAHIYSNHMEQVKLQLTRTPYEKPKMKINKNVKNINDFKMEDFELVDYVCHEAIKGEMAV, from the coding sequence TTGAAACAGTATTTAGATTTATTACAACATATTTTAGATAAAGGTGTTAAAAAAGAAGATAGAACAGGCACTGGAACAACTTCGGTTTTTGGATATCAAATGAGATTTGATTTAAGTGAAGGTTTTCCTTTAGTAACTACTAAAAAAACACATTTAAAAGCTATTATTTCAGAGCTTTTATGGTTTATTGAAGGTAGTACAAATGAAAGAAGATTGGCTGAAATTCATTATGGAAATAAAGCTGAAAATCTAATAGGTAAAAAGACTGTATGGACTGCAAATGCAGATTTTCAAGGTAAAAATCTTGGATATACAAATACAGACACAATTAAAGAGTTAGGACCAGTTTATGGTGCTCAATGGAGAAGCTGGAAGGGTGCAAATGGGGAAAGTATTGATCAATTAGCTTTATTAATTGAGCAAATAAAAACAAATCCAGATTCAAGAAGACTGATTTTAAATGCTTGGAATGTGGCAGAGATTGATAATATGGCTTTACCTCCTTGTCATACTTTTTTCCAATTTTATGTGGCAAATAAAAAATTATCTTGCCAACTTTATCAAAGAAGTGCAGATGTATTTTTAGGAGTACCTTTTAATATAGCTTCATATGCACTTTTAACAATGATGATTGCACAAGTTTGTGATTTAGAATTAGGGGATTTTGTACATACATTTGGAGATGCACATATTTATTCAAATCATATGGAACAAGTTAAATTACAACTAACAAGAACTCCTTATGAAAAACCAAAAATGAAAATTAATAAGAATGTAAAAAATATCAATGATTTTAAAATGGAAGATTTTGAGCTTGTTGATTATGTATGTCATGAAGCTATAAAAGGGGAGATGGCAGTATAA
- the prpB gene encoding methylisocitrate lyase encodes MSAGKKFREALKESAPLQIVGTINAYQALQATRVGHKAIYLSGGGIANASYGLPDLGMTMLEDVCIDIRRITSICDTPLIVDADTGWGHAFNIARTVKEFIRSGAAGLHIEDQVAAKRCGHRPNKELVSTEEMCDRIRAAVDAKMQLDPEFYIIARTDAHASEGQEAAISRARAYVEAGADAIFAEAIHTLKEYKEFTDAIDVPVLANITEFGATPMFTTEELASVGIDMVLYPLSAFRAMNKAALAVYQELKDKGTQEGVLDTMQTRMELYDMLNYHAYEQKMDELFSKGKAK; translated from the coding sequence ATGAGCGCAGGGAAAAAATTTAGAGAAGCATTAAAAGAATCTGCTCCTTTACAAATCGTAGGAACAATTAATGCATATCAAGCATTACAAGCTACAAGAGTAGGACACAAAGCAATTTATCTTTCTGGTGGAGGTATTGCAAACGCTTCTTATGGTTTACCTGATTTAGGTATGACTATGTTAGAAGATGTATGTATTGATATTAGAAGAATTACTTCTATTTGTGATACTCCATTAATTGTAGATGCAGATACTGGTTGGGGACATGCCTTTAATATTGCTAGAACTGTAAAAGAATTTATCAGATCTGGTGCTGCAGGACTTCATATAGAAGATCAAGTTGCTGCAAAAAGATGTGGACATAGACCAAATAAAGAGTTAGTATCAACGGAAGAAATGTGTGATAGAATTAGAGCTGCTGTTGATGCAAAAATGCAATTAGACCCAGAGTTTTATATTATTGCAAGAACTGATGCACACGCATCTGAAGGTCAAGAAGCAGCAATAAGTAGAGCAAGAGCTTATGTTGAAGCTGGTGCAGATGCTATTTTTGCTGAAGCAATTCATACTTTAAAAGAGTATAAAGAGTTCACTGATGCTATTGATGTACCAGTATTAGCAAATATTACTGAATTTGGTGCAACTCCAATGTTTACTACTGAAGAGTTAGCAAGTGTAGGAATTGATATGGTTTTATATCCATTATCTGCATTTAGAGCTATGAATAAAGCTGCATTAGCAGTATATCAAGAATTAAAAGATAAAGGTACTCAAGAAGGTGTTCTTGATACAATGCAAACAAGAATGGAATTATATGATATGTTAAATTACCATGCTTATGAGCAAAAAATGGATGAATTATTTTCAAAAGGAAAAGCTAAGTAA